In Halosimplex halophilum, the genomic stretch AACGGCGTCATCGGCCGGCTGTTGGTGAACACCTCGCCGCTCTCGGTGAACACGACCGACACCCACTCCAGCCGGTCGTCCGGCCGCGGCTGCATCTGCGCCACCCGGACGTAGCGGCCGCCGTCGTACTCGCCGACGTGGTGCGCGGGCTCGTTGCCCTCCGGCGGGAGCGGCGAGTTGTCGAAGACGAGGACGCCGCCCGGCGCGAGGCGGTCGGCCAGCGCCGCCACCGCGGGGCCGAGGTCCGCGGGCGGCAAGTGGTTGATCACGCCCCGAATGGCGACGACGGCGTCGAAGCGCCCGTCGGCATCGAGGTCGGGGAGGGCGTCCCGGCGGAGCGTCACCCCGTCGCCGCACTTCTCGCGCGCGCGGTCTAGCATCCCCTCGTGGGGGTCGACCCCGGTCACGTCGTACCCCGCCTCGGCGAACCGGCGGGCGTGTTCGCCCGTCCCACAGCCCACGTCGAGGACCGACGGGTCGCTCGCGGCCATCCGTTCATCGACGAACGCCACGTCCCGGTCGTAGTCCCACTCGCGCTGGATCGCGTCGTACAGGTCCGGGTGGTCGGTGTAGAGCCGCTCGGTCATCGGGTCGCTCGTCGGTCCGCTCGGCGGTAGTCGTTTCGGCGAACGCGTCCGCCCCGGTGATCCGCGGCCGCCGGGTGGCGTCGACCCGCCCGACCCCGCTCCTCAGACCAGTTCCTCGCCGGGGAGGAGGTACTGCTCGGCCACGTCGAAGTCGATCTCGATACCGAGGCCGGGGCCCTCCGGGAGGTCGATCTGACCGTCCTCGATGACGTCGCCGTCCTCGCCGGTGCGGTCGACCAGGTCCTCGAACCACGGCACGTCGAAGGCGTGGTACTCCAGCGCGACGAAGTTCGGGACCGAGGCGGCGGCGTGGGCGGCCGCGACGGTGCCGACCGGCCCCTGGATGTTGTGGGCGACGATGGGCACCCCCTCCAGGTCACAGAGCGTGGCGATCCGCCGGAAGTCCCGGAGACCGCCGCAGTTTGCGGGTCCGGCGCGGCCACGTCCATCCCCTCGGCGTCGAGCATCTCCTTGAACTCGCCGGGGTCGCGCAGGTTCTCGCCGGTCATGACCGGACACGAGGTGGCCTCCCGGACGCGGCGGTGGGCGTCGTACTTCCGCGGCTGGACGGGGTCTTCGAGCCACGCCAGATCGTACGGTTCGAGCTTCTCCGCGAGCCGGGTGGCGGTCTCGACGGTAAAGTTCCAGTGCAGATCGAACCCCAGGTCCACGTCGTAGCCGACCTCCTCGCGGACGGCCTCGACGAGCGAGGTCTTGTGTTCGATGGCGGCGTTGTCCAGCCGGCGAGCCGCGGTGTCCACGTCGGCGTGGGTGCGCACGTCAAGGTCGAACTTCAGCGCGTCGAAGCCAGCGTCGACGACCTCGCGGGCCGCCTCGGCGTAGGACTCGGGCGTGTAGACCTCGCGGGGGTCGACCGCGCCCGACTGGGCCTCGCCCAGCGACTCGCCGCCGTGGGTGTCGCAGTACACCCGGACCGAGTCGCGGTACTTCCCGCCCAGCAGCTCGTAGACCGGCACGTCCAGCAGTTTCCCCTTGATGTCCCACAGCGCCATCTCGACGCCGGGGCCGGGCTCCCACATCACGTCGCGGACCCGTTCGATATCGAGGGGGTTCTGCCCCTCCAGCCGGCCGGGATCGTCCGGCCCCTCGCCGTGGACCTCGCCGTAGCCCGTGATCCCCGCGTCGGTCTCGACCTTGACGACCCCCCACTGGAAGTTCGCCTGCAGGATTATCGTCGACACGTCGGTGATCTCGATGTCCCGCTCGGGCGGCCGATGCGTCTCCTCGTCGGTGAAGTCCATCCACGGCACCCCGCCGCCCGGCGGGATGACGTACTCCGGTGTCTCTTCGTCTGCCATGTGTTCGCAGACGGCGCGCGGCCGGATGAAAACTGCGGGGGCGGCGAGTCGGTCCGGGGTCCCGGTGGCGCCGTCGCCGTCGGGGGTACCCGACAATTTACGTGGATACACACACGACTGTGTATTGATGGCCACGAAGACGATCTCGCTCGACGAGGAGGCCTACGAACGCCTCGCGGCGGAAAAGCGCGAAGGAGAGAGTTTCAGCGACGTAGTGAAGCGCCTCGCGGGCGAACGGTCGTGGAGCGAGGTCGCCGGTATCTGGAGCGACGGGACCGACGACATCGAATCGGCGATCGAGGAGGGTCGCGACCGTTCCCGGGCCCGTCGGAAGTGCCTGAGCGACGACATCGACGGATGATACAGGACACGTCGTTCGTCCTCGACGTGCTCGGCGGCGACGAGAACGCCCTCGACGCGCTGGCAGACATCGAAAGCGACCGCAAGCCCGAGAAGGTCTCGTCGGTCACGGCGCTCGAACTCCACGAGGGCGTCGGTCGGTCCGACCGCCCGGACGACGAGAAGGCGGCCGTCCTCGACGTTCTGGACTCGAAGACCGTCGTCCCGGCCGACCACGACGTGATGCGCCGTGCGGGCCGTATCTCGGGTGAACTGTACGCGACCGGCGAACCGATCGACAGGGAGGACTGCGTCATCGCCGCGACTGCACTCCGGGAGGACGAACCCGTTCTGACGCGGAACGTCGACCACTTCGAGCGGATCGACGGACTCGACGTGCGAACGTACTGACCGAAAAACGGGCTACAGCACGCTCTCAGTGCTCGGCCTCGTGGGGGTTGAGCTCGGTCCCGTACTTGTCGGCGTGGTCGGTGTAGTCGATGAACCGCGGCGCGTCGGGGTCGAAGGGGCGTTTCAGCGAGTCGAACGCTTTCTTCTTGTCCCAGGACTGCAGGCCGCCGATGGCCGACCGGTCCTCCAGATCGTGGTAGTCCAGGTCCTCCTTGGTGAGGTTCCAGGCGTCGAGGCCCTGCTCGGTGCGGACGATGACCGAGGAGTACTCGTCGCTGGAGCCGACGGAGCCGACGGTCAGGTCGGCGCAGTAGCCGGTGAAGTCCGCGCACTCGTCACAGCCCTTCAGGGCGGCGTCGTGGAACTCCTCGACGTCCTCGTCGACGATGAGTTCGCCCTCGTGGTCGTAGGCCATCATCCGGCCGTCGAGTACGTCCATCTTGCCCACGTTCTCGAGGTCGATGTCCCGCTCCTCCTCGAGCTTCTCGCCCATGAGCTTCTGGTAGTTGAAGTTCTTCGTGCACATCAGGGCGATGGCGTAGTCGATGGCCCGCACCCCGTCCTCCTGGCTGGCATAGTCCCACTCGAAGTCCTGCAGGGCGCGGATGCCCTCGATCTCGCAGGGCGTGCCCACGAGCGCCAGGGAGGCCTCCTCGACGGGCACGTCGAGCTTGTGCTCCCACTGGGAGAGGTTCAGGTTCCCGAGCGCCATCGTCTGGTTGTAGAAGCTCCCGGCGTTGTCGATGCACTCCTCGGGCGTCGTGGCGAGGAACGACTCGGCCTTCCAGGGCTCGTCGTCGCTCTCGGTGGCGATGAGCGCGCCGTCGATCTCGCCCTCCTCCAGGAGCGTGCACAGCACCGCCGTCACGAGGCCGCCGTCCTGCGCATTTTCGCGCCAGTCGTCCTCGACCTTCGCGGAGAACTCGGTGATCGGGTCGCCGGCGCCCTTGACGTTGTCGTCGCCGCCGGTGATCTTCCACTGGCGCTCGTAGCGCAGGCCGCCGCGGGGACAGAAGTCCCAGCACATCGAACAGCCCGTACACATCTTGACGAGTTCGGGCAGACCGTCGTCGCCGATGCCGATGGAGTCGGAGGGGCAGGAGGCGACGCAGGTGCCACACTGGATGCAGCGGCCGTCGTCGATGACCGCCTCGTCCAGTTCCATGAACCACGTCTTGTCGTCGGGCGTCTCGATGTCGTTCATCCGCGAGCGGATCTCGTAGGAGGGGGTGTCCAGCGCCAGCTCCTCCTCGCCGGGCCGCTGGACCCGCTTGTCGGCCGGCGTCTCGTAGACGTCCTGACTCTCGCCCTCCGCCGGCTCGGTGAACTCCACGTCCCGGAGCTTGCCGTGCTCGTCGACGTTCGCCGGCGTGGCGCCGCCGTCCGGGACGGCCGCCGACCCGTCGGACTGCCCGTCGGCTGCGCCGTGGGCGTGGCCGCCCCCGGAGTGACCGCCGCAGCCGCAGGAACTCCCGCAGCCGCAGTCGTCGCCGTCGTCGCTCCGGCCGGT encodes the following:
- a CDS encoding type II toxin-antitoxin system VapC family toxin yields the protein MIQDTSFVLDVLGGDENALDALADIESDRKPEKVSSVTALELHEGVGRSDRPDDEKAAVLDVLDSKTVVPADHDVMRRAGRISGELYATGEPIDREDCVIAATALREDEPVLTRNVDHFERIDGLDVRTY
- a CDS encoding class I SAM-dependent methyltransferase, with the protein product MTERLYTDHPDLYDAIQREWDYDRDVAFVDERMAASDPSVLDVGCGTGEHARRFAEAGYDVTGVDPHEGMLDRAREKCGDGVTLRRDALPDLDADGRFDAVVAIRGVINHLPPADLGPAVAALADRLAPGGVLVFDNSPLPPEGNEPAHHVGEYDGGRYVRVAQMQPRPDDRLEWVSVVFTESGEVFTNSRPMTPFDDEAVAAALDDTGLAVETREGYGPDDRRTVFVARR
- a CDS encoding antitoxin VapB family protein, with product MATKTISLDEEAYERLAAEKREGESFSDVVKRLAGERSWSEVAGIWSDGTDDIESAIEEGRDRSRARRKCLSDDIDG
- a CDS encoding Coenzyme F420 hydrogenase/dehydrogenase, beta subunit C-terminal domain encodes the protein MATDGRNRRRGRRERDRAADDARADPDGVAPADAAPELAEHDRGTDDGAAFELDDDRLVTDGGTPSGRDGPMPGVPDTGRSDDGDDCGCGSSCGCGGHSGGGHAHGAADGQSDGSAAVPDGGATPANVDEHGKLRDVEFTEPAEGESQDVYETPADKRVQRPGEEELALDTPSYEIRSRMNDIETPDDKTWFMELDEAVIDDGRCIQCGTCVASCPSDSIGIGDDGLPELVKMCTGCSMCWDFCPRGGLRYERQWKITGGDDNVKGAGDPITEFSAKVEDDWRENAQDGGLVTAVLCTLLEEGEIDGALIATESDDEPWKAESFLATTPEECIDNAGSFYNQTMALGNLNLSQWEHKLDVPVEEASLALVGTPCEIEGIRALQDFEWDYASQEDGVRAIDYAIALMCTKNFNYQKLMGEKLEEERDIDLENVGKMDVLDGRMMAYDHEGELIVDEDVEEFHDAALKGCDECADFTGYCADLTVGSVGSSDEYSSVIVRTEQGLDAWNLTKEDLDYHDLEDRSAIGGLQSWDKKKAFDSLKRPFDPDAPRFIDYTDHADKYGTELNPHEAEH